One genomic segment of Candidatus Rokuibacteriota bacterium includes these proteins:
- a CDS encoding MerR family DNA-binding transcriptional regulator translates to MDPSGLLIGKVAKRSGVSRKAVRLYEPRGILPPARRAPKSRRPSKRRSRA, encoded by the coding sequence ATGGACCCGAGCGGGCTGCTCATCGGTAAGGTTGCCAAGCGGAGTGGAGTCAGCCGTAAGGCCGTGAGGCTGTACGAGCCGCGCGGCATTCTTCCCCCGGCGCGCCGGGCGCCAAAATCGCGTCGACCTTCCAAACGGAGAAGCCGCGCGTAA
- a CDS encoding ABC transporter substrate-binding protein: MRKPTAIGIVSLLLGLAAFLAAPPGAGAQDEVKLGAFLPISGISADVGAQMKAGAEVALERLGTVQVGGKPMKVRVIWYDDEGKGDVGLNVVTRALTVDKIHVGMGFLSSDVFIRVMDEFQKSSTPVVTCCSASLKIPDKIAQNKMQYVFQLSPTANDIVRSVAAAVGQYVKPKKIALLNENTDAGRDFSRIAREWFAANAKDAEVVADEFVDRGVTDLTPQFAKIKRSGAQAIIGEIYGSSGSVLFSQWYELKVPAVLAHMGATVSAQTFIEQYVKQTDLAIVNNRWWPAKYSEVSEPMMVAYKKKTGTDATNFAVQAHDATLVLLEAIRTSGSLDPQKIQAALESTTFVTAWGTRKFTSLAEGHRMPIQTVVVQIQGGKKVPIYPESVAAAAGGKYVPVPPYAWEKK, translated from the coding sequence ATGCGCAAACCCACGGCGATCGGGATCGTGTCCCTCCTGCTAGGCCTCGCGGCGTTCCTCGCCGCCCCACCCGGCGCGGGCGCTCAGGACGAGGTCAAGCTCGGCGCGTTCCTGCCCATCTCCGGGATCAGCGCCGACGTGGGCGCGCAGATGAAGGCCGGCGCCGAGGTCGCGCTCGAGCGCTTGGGGACGGTCCAGGTGGGCGGCAAGCCGATGAAGGTTCGCGTCATCTGGTACGACGACGAGGGCAAGGGCGACGTGGGTCTCAACGTCGTCACGCGCGCACTCACCGTCGACAAGATCCACGTGGGCATGGGCTTTCTCTCCAGCGACGTCTTCATCCGCGTGATGGACGAGTTCCAGAAAAGCTCGACGCCGGTGGTCACCTGCTGCTCGGCGTCACTCAAGATCCCCGACAAGATCGCCCAGAACAAGATGCAGTACGTCTTCCAGCTCAGCCCCACGGCCAACGACATCGTGCGCTCGGTGGCGGCCGCCGTCGGGCAATACGTGAAGCCGAAGAAAATCGCGCTGCTGAACGAAAACACCGACGCGGGACGTGACTTCTCCCGCATCGCGCGCGAGTGGTTCGCCGCCAACGCCAAGGACGCCGAAGTCGTCGCCGACGAGTTCGTCGACCGCGGCGTGACGGACTTGACGCCGCAGTTCGCGAAGATCAAGCGCTCCGGCGCGCAGGCGATCATCGGCGAGATCTATGGTTCCAGCGGTTCCGTGCTCTTCAGCCAGTGGTACGAGCTCAAGGTCCCGGCCGTCCTGGCCCACATGGGCGCGACCGTGAGCGCGCAGACGTTCATCGAACAGTACGTCAAGCAGACTGACCTCGCCATCGTCAACAACCGCTGGTGGCCGGCGAAGTACTCCGAGGTGTCGGAGCCGATGATGGTGGCCTACAAGAAGAAGACCGGCACCGATGCGACCAACTTCGCGGTGCAGGCGCACGACGCCACCCTCGTGTTGCTCGAGGCGATCCGGACATCGGGAAGCCTCGACCCGCAGAAGATCCAGGCGGCCCTCGAGAGCACCACCTTCGTGACGGCGTGGGGCACCCGCAAGTTCACGTCGCTGGCCGAGGGGCACCGCATGCCCATCCAGACCGTGGTCGTGCAGATCCAGGGCGGCAAGAAGGTGCCCATCTATCCCGAATCGGTCGCGGCGGCCGCTGGCGGCAAGTACGTGCCGGTACCCCCGTACGCGTGGGAAAAGAAGTAG
- a CDS encoding ABC transporter ATP-binding protein: MGKEVAPPKLALAGLSKWFGGLRAVGACSFEIAPGTVVGLIGPNGSGKSTLFNLVTGLLRPDEGAIFYDGERIDGLATHEIARRGVGRTFQSVKIFRDLPVRENLAIAAMGRGLRGWEPRADEWLARMGLTRLVDAPAGTLSIGQQRLLELTMNLVIDPEFLLLDEPLAGVHPVIRRQIADTLNDLRARGRTLLIIEHHMPFVMGLCDKIVVMDHGEKIAEGPPEAIRADPRVIAALLGRAERGSDDARA; this comes from the coding sequence GTGGGAAAAGAAGTAGCGCCGCCGAAGCTCGCCCTCGCCGGCCTCAGCAAGTGGTTCGGTGGCCTCCGCGCCGTCGGCGCCTGCTCGTTCGAGATCGCGCCCGGCACCGTGGTGGGCCTCATCGGCCCCAACGGCTCCGGCAAGAGCACGCTCTTCAACCTGGTCACCGGGCTCTTGCGGCCCGACGAGGGCGCCATCTTCTACGACGGCGAGCGCATCGACGGGCTCGCCACCCACGAGATCGCGCGCCGCGGTGTGGGCCGCACCTTTCAGTCCGTGAAGATCTTCCGCGACCTGCCCGTCCGCGAGAACCTCGCCATCGCCGCCATGGGGCGTGGCCTCCGCGGCTGGGAGCCGCGCGCTGACGAGTGGCTCGCGCGCATGGGTCTCACGCGACTCGTCGATGCGCCCGCGGGCACCCTCTCCATCGGCCAGCAGCGCCTGCTCGAGCTGACGATGAACCTGGTAATCGACCCGGAGTTCTTGCTGCTCGACGAGCCCCTCGCGGGCGTGCACCCCGTGATCCGGCGCCAGATCGCCGACACGCTGAACGATCTGCGCGCGCGGGGCCGTACCCTGCTGATCATCGAGCACCACATGCCGTTCGTGATGGGACTCTGCGACAAGATCGTGGTGATGGATCACGGCGAGAAGATCGCGGAAGGACCTCCGGAGGCGATCCGCGCCGACCCGCGCGTGATCGCGGCCCTGCTCGGACGGGCGGAGCGCGGGAGCGACGATGCTCGAGCTTGA
- a CDS encoding ABC transporter ATP-binding protein — protein MLELEGVRSGYGKLEILQSASLRVPDGAIVGIIGPNGAGKSTLLKTAFGYLPPSAGRIVLDGREIAGRRPDEIMRLGVGYLAQAGGLFAEMTVHDNLVLGGYTASRADKRHAIDHVYTRFPLFRDRRRQLAGALSGGEQRLLAIARALIVRPHLLLLDEPSAALAPRFIDEVYATLVALNRDGIALLIVEQNVEAILAVAHRVFVLDLGQNAFDGTPSELRASDSIRRLYLGEDAA, from the coding sequence ATGCTCGAGCTTGAGGGCGTTCGCTCCGGGTACGGCAAGCTCGAGATCCTCCAGTCGGCTTCGCTCCGGGTTCCCGACGGCGCGATCGTCGGCATCATCGGGCCCAACGGCGCCGGCAAGTCCACGCTGCTCAAGACCGCGTTCGGCTATCTCCCGCCCTCCGCGGGCCGCATCGTGCTCGACGGTCGCGAGATCGCGGGGCGCCGGCCCGACGAGATCATGCGCTTGGGGGTCGGCTACCTCGCCCAGGCGGGCGGGTTGTTCGCGGAGATGACCGTGCACGATAACCTCGTGCTTGGCGGCTACACCGCCTCGCGCGCCGACAAGCGTCACGCAATCGACCACGTCTACACCCGCTTTCCCCTGTTCCGCGACCGCCGCCGCCAGCTCGCCGGCGCCCTCTCCGGGGGTGAGCAGCGCCTGCTCGCCATTGCGCGCGCCCTCATCGTTCGCCCGCACCTCCTGCTGCTCGACGAGCCGTCGGCGGCGCTGGCCCCGCGGTTCATCGACGAGGTCTACGCGACGCTCGTGGCGCTCAACCGCGACGGCATCGCCCTGCTGATCGTCGAGCAGAACGTCGAGGCGATCCTTGCCGTTGCCCACCGCGTGTTCGTGCTCGACCTCGGCCAGAACGCCTTTGACGGGACACCGTCCGAGCTCCGCGCCTCCGATAGCATTCGGCGGCTCTACCTCGGCGAAGACGCGGCATAG
- a CDS encoding branched-chain amino acid ABC transporter permease has translation MLESLLEFLIQGVVLGGLYALFAVGLSLIFGVLDVINVAHGEFFAIGGYLAFTAVVLLHLPGAMGILGAAVGTFLLGLCVYPLLIAPLKRRLGGRPQGPLYLVLTLGLSTFLQSSLLAIAGGDYLRVPPQVSGILDLGVTAVSFQRLLVLGVAALLLTGLFAFLRFHPEGLAVRAVSQNPDAAQAMGINLPRIFAFTLALGVALAGVGGALMAPLFNVYPAVGFPLTIKAFAITILGGMGNPAGALVASFVISIAESLSVMVIPSQWQNLIAFAVMIVMLLLRPRGLFGRAVSR, from the coding sequence ATGCTCGAATCGCTCCTCGAGTTTCTCATCCAGGGCGTGGTCCTCGGGGGGCTCTACGCGCTGTTTGCCGTCGGGCTCAGCCTGATCTTTGGCGTGCTCGACGTCATCAATGTCGCCCACGGCGAGTTCTTCGCCATCGGCGGCTATCTGGCCTTCACGGCCGTCGTGCTCCTGCATCTGCCCGGCGCCATGGGCATCCTCGGGGCGGCCGTCGGGACATTCCTGCTCGGGCTCTGCGTCTATCCGCTCCTGATCGCCCCGCTCAAGCGGCGGCTCGGGGGGCGGCCACAGGGGCCGCTCTATCTCGTGCTCACGCTCGGCCTGTCCACGTTTCTTCAGTCGAGCCTGCTGGCGATCGCGGGGGGCGATTATCTGCGGGTGCCGCCGCAAGTGAGCGGGATCCTCGACCTGGGCGTCACCGCGGTCAGCTTTCAGCGGCTCCTCGTGCTCGGGGTCGCGGCGTTGCTGCTCACGGGGCTCTTCGCGTTTCTCCGCTTCCATCCCGAGGGCCTTGCCGTGCGCGCCGTCTCACAGAATCCCGACGCGGCGCAGGCGATGGGCATCAACCTGCCGCGCATCTTTGCCTTCACGCTGGCCCTGGGGGTGGCGCTCGCGGGGGTGGGTGGCGCGCTGATGGCCCCGCTCTTCAATGTCTACCCGGCCGTCGGCTTCCCGCTGACCATCAAGGCCTTCGCTATCACCATCCTCGGCGGGATGGGCAACCCCGCGGGCGCGCTGGTGGCGAGCTTTGTCATCAGCATCGCCGAGTCGCTCTCCGTGATGGTGATCCCCTCGCAGTGGCAGAATCTCATCGCGTTCGCCGTGATGATCGTGATGCTCCTGCTCCGGCCCCGCGGCCTCTTCGGCCGCGCCGTCTCGCGATGA